A stretch of DNA from Sugiyamaella lignohabitans strain CBS 10342 chromosome B, complete sequence:
CGCGACGATACCTTTCCTCGGAGCTTGGCCTTGCCCTTTCCTTTGTCAGACTTCTCTTGCTCAGCAATTGGTTCACTCACTGCTTCCACAGACTCGGGTTTGGACTCAGTTGTAGCCTCAGCAGTGGGGGCTTTGGTAGATTCTTCGCTAGTTGCTCGCGCACCTTCGTCTGTTGAACCCGAACTAATTGTTTCTTCCTTCAGCTTTTTGACTTCTTCTGTGGAGACCGGCACTTCTTCGGCTTTTCTCTTCAAagtttcttcattttcagtcatttttttctttgttaTGGCCAATTGGCAATCTTCCACGTTTCTAGGATCAAAAAATTAGTGTATATAAATTCCAACCCGAATCTGGCAGCCAGCCTTGTTTATATAGAAATTTCACTCTTTCTGGCGCTGCATCCAAACTCGATCCCTCGATATATGAATTATAGAGCGAAACAGTAAAGTCAGAAATGTTACCTTCGAGAATGATCTGTGGATTCAGAAGAAAAATCTTTCTTTCATATATCTCCTGCCATCTTAATAGACTTCAAAAAGCAACATATTAGCTAATGTGCTTATGTAGGTAGTTCTTCCGACCTGGCTTCGTTTGTCATTATGATACATCCATCTCTATAACGGACTACGTCGTCGCCGTGGTATTCCAGATTCGTGGTCACGTGACTTGTGAAATATTAACTTTGGTGAACCAACGTTAACCAAAGTTAGGGAGTTGATTGTCAGTTAGAATATATTGGCGATTAGCTGGCAAAATGAGTGTAAGTAGGGGTTTGGTTGAATTAGCAGCACTTTCGCTTTCATGATATCTGCTTGTGTCACTAATTTTGTATTTAATACTAACTCTCACAGTCTCTTAAAAAAGTTAAAATGGCGGATTTAATCCAATACCGCCTACGAGTCATCACAGTGGACGGCCGCCAGCTAGTTGGTGAATTACTTGCATTTGACAAGTACATGAACCTTGTATTATCAGATACGGAAGAATTTCGTACGACaaaaaagagcaaaattgaggaaagaagaactttAGGACTGATCATTTTAAGGGGTGAGACGGTAATCTCAGTTAGCATCGAGTCTTCACCCACAAATTCAGATACAGCTGGAAGATTGGGCGTGATAAAACCTGGTCCTGGTTCTGCGAGAGGCATTACTCGAGGCTCTGCACCACCATCAGGGCCTTCGCTAGTTGGCCCCGTTCGTAcctcagcaccagctggACTGCCAGCGGGCTTTGGTCCTCCTCCCGGATTTCAGCCACCTCCAGGCTTTGGGGGTCGATAGCCATTTAGCTTGTgtatctttttttatttcatgATTCGTCCATATACAAAGAAACCTATTTAATGCTTTATCAACTAGATttgatgcctccggcatTTCAAATTCTGTCGCCTTTGTGCAAAGCGATATTTCCTGGAGCGGTGCTCTGAACTGAATTGTCCATTTTCTTGTGTGCAAGATGCTTGGAACTTGGACAAAGAGCCTCAAACAATGTCAGAGAGGGTGGGATGCAAACTGCCGGAGGTACTACCCTGGCGAATAATATTTGGTCATTAAGTCATCGATCATTAAAGGAAGTAGAGCTTTCTAGTTGGGGTTTTGGGTGTCTTGGGAGACTGTGGTGAGGTAGGAGGTGGGAGAGTGGCATCAATATCGCGACGCGACACTCCGTTGCCTTTAAGCCAGAGTGCCATATTAGGGGAAGACACAAATTCCCTGTAAAATAGTTGTTTACaagtagtggtggtggtgcgAGATACTGATGTGAAGAAGGAAGCACGCGCAGAGATTTTGTGAAGCATTGTTTGACTGGAGTGAACATTGAATAATTTGTTCAGGTTGGAGTTCCAATCTTCTTTTGCCAACTCCCTGTGAAATATGCGGTCATTAAACTCAAGATGAGTCCCGAAATATGCAGATAGCGGCGATATGAGTCGTGAAGTAAGGGTTGCAAAGTGGAATCGGATTAGATGATCAATAGAATTAGCATTCGGATCGGGTTTGGCTGTCATAGCCATTGATATTGAGGCAAGAAATTTATAATCCGGCATTAGGTACCGGTTCTTTGTAATAGACCTGTTGGAGTGTTTCACTAGATTGCgaagcttcttctcttcttctagttGAGGGTCGGCTGATGCTGACATGCTATTCGAGAGTAAAAATACAAACGGAACACTGGGCCGGTCCACAATTTCACTACTGGCCTCTGCAACCACAGTTGATGGAATGCTCGTGGATATACTATTCAAAGTGGATGGCGCCAGGTTTTCAGATCGAGGTTGTGCACTCGTTGAATCTATCCCCTTCAGTAAAAAAGGGTTGGTAAAACCTATGATTCCTTCACTGAAATTTGTCGGAAACGAATGTATAGTGACATATTCACGAATATTGCGATTGTATGGGACGGGTCTTATTAAATCAACGATAGTATGGATAAACGTAGAACAAAGGTGTGGAGAAGGGGCATATACTATAATCGGCCTACCAAGAAGCAAACATTCATACAGAGTGTACAGGTCGGACAAATCTTGAAACATGGATATGAAAGTGTGCTCCCATGACTCTAAAATATTTTGGTTGCTCAATGGATTAACAAGAATTTTTTGAGGAAGCGTCGTTTCAATGACTGACCCTAAAAATCCGAGCTCCAGCTGTTTATCGTAAGCCACGTCCGGCCACTGTgcaatattattaatggCAGTATCCAGTAAAGGAACTTTACTATCCAAAGAGCAGTTTAAAAAGCTATTATGCGGGGCCATGATTTCATTCAGGCAAGACTGAAATAGTGATGGGAAGTAGTGTCTTGAGATAATTACTAGTGACTCCTGCAAATAGCCTCTAGAGCTGGACGAATCTCTGCACTGCGAGAAAAAGCAGTTCGCATACATGGTAGTGGTTCCATGAACGAAACGAAAAGTGTGAAACTGGTTGATCCTGTCAATGttatcgtcatcttcgccGTTGTTATTTGAGGTATGCTCGGGCAGGGATGAAAAGCAAATAGTTTtaaattcttcttcagaaaaTCGGATAGCAGGACGAATGATTTTCAAATCTGGCCCTACGTCCACATCAAACTGAACTAATACAAAGCATGTGACCCAACGATTTAGATCATGAACAAGTTTCTCGGGAAGAATCTGCAGGTTCTCGACCAAAGCTTCATGGATCCGAAACGATGACAGAAACGAATTAGGAATTTTTTTGCGGTGGTGGCCATAGCCAtggccaccaccactgccatCCTTAACAGTCTTGGCACGAGAGTTTGCATTGCCATTACCATGTTTCACATCCAGAGGCTCTAAGTTTAGGTTCAAATCTAGATCTAGGCGCTGCAATTCTTGTGTTATGTCGAACGGTGCAGTGGAATCCAATTGGCCCTGCTTTAATTCTGAACCAAAGCCGGCCGTACGAATCATACCATAATCTTCCACACTGGGAATATTTGACGCTTGATTAAGTTCCGGATCTGGTCGCACCTCATACCCTAAGTCTAAAAAAGCAGGCCGCTCCGCTAAGGACTCTGCTATTCGGTCTGTTGATGCTATCGGAGTAGATACTGGTTCTGATGCtaatgctgatgctgaggTTGTCCGGTCAGAATGTGGAATCCGTCTGGAATACCGTCTGACATTACTACCCTGTCTAGAGGGTGTGACAAAGGACATTAAAACAGTCAAGAAACAGCAACTTAATCGGTATTATTATTGCCACAGACGGCACTGACTGTCACTACTGAGATATTCAATTAAGCACTTGGTCACCCTTGCACTTGAAGCAGGCAGAGTTGCCGATAATTAACCTTAATCCACAGGACGTTTACCTGCGGTTATGCAGAATAGTCAGAAGGTTTTATTTTCGATTATTTGTCTCTCATCAAATCTAACTTGAAACTGCCGTCTCGGTAATTCAGATAAGTTTCAGGGGCTGTTTACCGGCTGAACCCTTACATGCGACGATCCCAGTAGATGCGCATCCGCGCTAGCGTTTGAACTGAACCCCTGATTCCTGCCACCTAAAGGCTTCCAGTgagcctccggcagctggggctctgccccagacgcCCTGACTTCGCTTACTTCGTTTTAGTGGTTGAAAGTCTGAGGATGGCTATTAGTCGGTGGGATCTTGAGTCGTTGATGCTTTGTCGAGAAAATATACATAAGGCACGTGACGTCTCAGATTACGCAGGGTCCGATATCTATATACTATAGTCATTATGCTACTTTATGCTACGTCTAACAACCCCCTCTTCTGATCTAAAGGGGCGAGGAGCAGCGATACCGACATTAGGAGAAAGTCGGAAACAGGCTACATTATCCTCGATATAGTCATCAAAGATATTTAGCCTAATACGGGAAATAATACCATTAAAGCGCAAGTGCTGAGGTGTCGACCTGGTTAGAGTTTGGTTTTTCTCATTTTAAAGGGTAAGAATGTAACTCGTTCACATTTGTATTTGTAATATactttgtttgttgattttgggACTAATATTGGTACACGCTGTATATTTGCTATTTTATTACACCCACTTTTAAACTAAGTTTTTTCTGACTTCTGAAGCTGCACTAGATGTTCTGTTGGAAACGCGGCTACTTTGTAGCCAATAGCCATTACATCGGAGCAGGTTCAATGGCTACCTAGCTTTGAGTTTCTGTGGAATCTCTTATCCATGTCGACAAAGCTACAACCACCTATGACGTTAATGGCTTTTTCTCCTCTGCAATAGCTTCTGCAGTAGCCTATTTCACTGCAGTTGGTGATTATTGGACGATCCAGGCTGCGTTACCCACCAAACTATAGTATATTTGGCTCACAGGGTAACAGGTCGCAGCTCCTGAAACAATTGCCTAAGTGGGGTGAATGACCACCCTAGCGGCCCCCATCCAGGCTGCCCCCCTTACCCCCCCTCTCTCTTACCCCTCCTTCCTTCGTTCTCCTGTCCACCGTTTCCTTTTTCCGCCTTCTCCTATATATTACTCAAGAACTCTCTTCTGTCGATTGATGAGACTACCCCTCCTTATGAGTCCTTCTTTGGAACTGTTCGTttccccctgaaaatatatatatatatatatattgcaGCTCATGTGGATGTTACCTTCTCTGTGCTTCGCATTCTGCGAtatgccgctgctgccctAAATGGGGGGTGCAGACAAATAGCTTGCTTTTGCGGGATAAAATTGCTTCCGAttttaataatattctctAACGGTTATAATTTACATTGAGCATGGTAAAGTGGGATCATGCAAATCAGGTTGCATGCGTCGCAGCACAGTAGCAATTGCTATATATTAGCTTCTCTGCTCGAACTGCCGCCGACTTGAACGAACGCATCCGTCTCGTGGCAGTCCGACTGCAGCCAGCGTCGGCCGTCATTTTAGCGGCTTTCTTGCTACTTGTCATTTAGTGCTAGAATGGCAGCAGTGTAGTGGGTAGAACCAGTGGAAGTATCTGCATcaatttgttgttggaagCTGATTATGCTAACTACATTGTTGGCCAATGGGCATATTGAcaattatttatactcATATTTTCATAGATCTGTTTGGACATATACAAATCATATTTAAATAAGTATACTCTTTCGGGTTGTTCCCCCCGGCCCCCCTACCCGTCCTACCTATGCTCACCCTCCCCTCAGTGCCCCTCAATGCCCCTCAGTGCCCCTCCATTTCAGCGTCTGCTTCTCTACCCACTCTCGTCCGGTTCTGGTAATATATAACCCGATTGTTTTATCGAGTTCCTGTCTTACCGGCCCTAAACTTTACTTCATTCGCCTATTAAATGGCGCCAATTTCAAGGGCTAGGTTTGTGCTCCAGGTTGTCTTTAATCACTATGTCGGGGTAAACTACCCTGCAGCATGTTTTTTACCCactcaaaaaaaactctGGTCTGAGTAAGGCAAGTACGAGGTAAGGTCAAATAAAGCACGTACccattctttttttttccttctaCCTCGTTAGAGTCCTAAATCTCATAGGTTCTTTTTTCTGACACAAGAACTACTACTCCCTTTTTCCCTTCGATATCTTAATTCTTTCGTTTCACAGTGGTCATTGGATTTGACAGAGAGAATTATCTATATTAACAAAAGTGATTAACCTGTTACTTGCGAAAGAGATATTGCAAATCACAAAGTGATAAAACCGCAAAACACTCAACAAACTCTGAACTTGAATAATTAACAGTTGGAAATTTAGCTTGGAGATTGAGCTTTCATTCTAGAAAAGTGACTTGATTTATAAAACCTGCTTG
This window harbors:
- the smb1 gene encoding Sm snRNP core protein Smb1 translates to MNLVLSDTEEFRTTKKSKIEERRTLGLIILRGETVISVSIESSPTNSDTAGRLGVIKPGPGSARGITRGSAPPSGPSLVGPVRTSAPAGLPAGFGPPPGFQPPPGFGGR